The Pseudophryne corroboree isolate aPseCor3 chromosome 12, aPseCor3.hap2, whole genome shotgun sequence genomic sequence gaggtgtttcctccctccgggactgccagaccaggttgCGATTAGCAGAGAACTTGCTACCAGTAGGAAACCACTCCCCACCTTTTGTgcagccctagctggcttctatgggctgcagctgatgcagtccatagaagccgataTTGTGCCCATGAGCAGTCGCACTGCGGCTTGTGCGCATGTGGTGGTCCCTACTAATAGGTAAAGGAGCCGCCGCTgggattatacatatgttatattaaaCTGCATTCCCGGggttatggtgtattctctacagtgcagtgTTGTTATTAagatggtacattatcatgcatgcacaaatAGTAGTTACTAgggtcccagaccatgcactcactaatggtagcTGTGATAGCTGGCCACATCCCCTCTGGTGGCTGATACCTtaagcatgggtccctaccactgcattcccccagttgaAAATGATTCCTGGCACCAATGATTCCAGAATCCACTAAATAAAGTGAATGATCTGCTTTCCAGCAGCTAATAACAATCAGTGGCCACGATTCAATTCAatgacagttgaatagtgccgggaattagctcccggggctgTTCACTACAGCGCGCTGGGACACCCAATGACAGGATTTCTTCTCGCACTGCCGGAGGGGTGCGAGTAGAAATCCGGCAAAAGTGCCGGcgcaatgctgatttctgcccttagcacgACGGAAAGAGCATCGCGCCggacacttaagtcggagaatgccggttctcccaACAAAACACCCTATTAATTCCGgtagaacgggcattctccaacttaccactgcgctgtattgaatagccgcgggagctaattcccggcgctattcaactgtcattgaATTGAATTGTGCCCAAGGTTTGCAATTCCTCAAATACAACACAATGGAAAGATGTTTTTACAAACCTTATAATCCAAATTCAACACTACTATAAATAAGTTTAAATGGACAACATATAAAATAACTCCCAGGAGTGGGACAATACAAACTATTAATAATAGCAACACGTGAGATCCTTCAGTAACAATGTAAAATGGAAATACAGTTAGCACTGGTAATAATGAACCCAGCAATGgggcgaattcagacctgatcgctgcagtgcgtgttcctacagtacaaaagcatctccactgtgccgtgcttttgtacttgtacgacggggcagggcctgacatgtggggcggattggccctgtgctgggcgtcccccccgcatgtcagggaagctgatcacagatgtgctaaatttaacacatcaacgatcaggtctgaatcaccccccaatgTTCAGCTATTAGAAAGTGCTCAGAAGTCAGTAATATACTCAGAATTGTCTTGCTGGCAAAGATGAAGCTACAGCTCATATACTCTGCCCCAGTGCACCTATGGGCTGGTATTGATGGCATAAAATCCTTAGTGATAGATGAAGGTGGATCCCCTGAGTAGATGGAAAGGAGAACACCGCTCCCGATATAAAGGGTCCGGTGGTCTCAGTGATCAGATCCTGTCACACCCACTAGAAAAGACTTACTAATTTTGAAGCAATGCAGTTCACCCacgttgtatttcttccatttcagTCAGTTGTCCAAACCCAAAATTACTGCGCTGAGCAATACATCACCTTTCCTAAAGTAGAGCTGAGCGAGGAGGATATAAAGAACCCTAAGGAATGCTATGTATTTTCTGAACCAGTAAACCCTGACGTTCCCATTATCCTTCACTTTCCACTAGTGAATGACACATTTCAACAATTCAGTCGTCCAGGTAAGCTATTAAactccatatactgtatgttcttTCTGAGGTATATCACTAATATCGCTTTTACCCTAAACCCAAGTGCCGGGAAATCCACAGATCGAGACCCCTGaggcagctgctgggctgcccccagcctccattTCTGTGCAGTAAATGGACGCAGCGCACATGCGTGCAGCGTCCattcgcctccccccccccccccccccccccggtatcgcAGCTGTCTGCTCTTTGTGTGcctcagggatgtgcggtgaggtaaatggctcaggaggcacagaCTAGTACCAGAGCTAGAGTTACACACAAGATATGAGCCTAAGGgattatgtgggcattatacacaggtgctgcagtccaTACTGGTGGAAATTTGGTAAGTATTGATTAGAGATATGGGTGGAtaaactggggagggggggggggcactgtctcaactgtcatagactttttactccagagttttgactataaaaatgattagaatagtgCAAAGATGATAATATATtatttgtgtttttcatatactttatatggtcaaaactctggtgtatatgttagtatgacaggaacggctctgcctcacctcaccgcacgtcacttgtGCGCCTTGCCCCCCAACACCCCGACCACTTGCAGGATGCTGAGGTTGGGCAGTATAGGCTTTCACCTTGCTCTAAAGGGGTCTGGTTTGGATTACCCAGGTTCCCGTGCACAATACCCCTCAACAAGGGTCCTACCTGTGTACAACCCTGCTCGATTCCTGGGTTGGATTGCTGGGTCACTGGACCAATGTTGTCTTTCTGGGAGTCGACCTGGCAATAAAGCGGGATTTAGAGTCGGTGTTAAAGGGGTATTAGTTTGGCTGTGAGCTCAACTAACACAAAATAAGAACAGTGAGCTTTGTTACCAACTAATCCCTTTCATGTGGGACAAAGGTTCTAGGATTGTCAAGATCAGGTGAGATACTGAGCAGTAGACCTGTGATATAATGTATTACATCACTGATACCATGTAACATCATCACTGGATATCACGTGCAATTTATATAGTTGGCGATATAGCGTATCTGGACATATTGTAAAAACTTTCATAAAATTATATTTGTTTGAATAAATCATTCTGGACATTCCATCATAATTCCAGTTTACTAAACTGTTGTGAGTTGTTTATACCTAACCTAAATACTATTGTATCCTGCATTTATATGATTAGGATTAAATgattttgtgcgtgtgtgtgtgtgtgtgtatgtactgtatgtgtgtgtgtgtataagtgtgtatgtGTATAGCTATGCTATATAATAACAGGCTAACACTGCACCTCACTTCTATGGGGGGATAATTCAAGTGTTTTGAGCGCTGTCAGCCATTAGATGgtgcctgacggagcaattcaagtgttgctccggtcAGGCGCGCAGCCGCTAGCGTTGACATTATGTTGCGCTGTCATTTTGACGGCCTGGTAACTAGTCTATAGCCCCAAAGCAATGACTATTTTTTGTGCATGTGCCAGTTTCCAGAATATCACTGGAAAGATTGCTCATGGTGCAGGGTGTGGGGGACCCAGGGTCGGTTTGCACTGCACACCCAGTATAAGTACGCCTATATACTGAACATCCTTGTAAAACTGATTTCCTTTCTTCACAGGAGTGGAGCGAAAAACAGTGGAAGAAAAAGAAGGAGGAGTGGTGGAACTGTCTGGCCTCTGGTCAACTTACAGGACTCTTAATTTAACTTATAGTGAGAAAGAATTTGACAAACTGTTAAACCTGACAGAATATAACGTGGAGAACAATGAGGAAGCGATCCTGCAGGCCTTACGTGATGCCATTGCACGGAAACAGAAGCACAGAGCTAGTGACAATATCTGAAACAAAGACACAATGAAATGGGCCTTGTTTCCTTACAGTACAGATGTTGTTTGCACGTACTTGAGTGACAGCCACTGTGTAGACTGAAACCAATACACAGCCTGTTGATCCACAAACTACAAATGTTCTGGAATTTAGGGACCAAAGCCTGATAGATGTGGGCCTACTGGATCTGTGTGTCAGATGTTCTACTAAATAAATCACtatctcagggttggactggcccacaggtgtacagggaaaATCCTCAGTGGGACCATCCTCTAGCGGTCAGGCTCCAGACCGTGCACTCAAATTCTGCTCCAGACCGTTACTCTACTGGAAGGTCAGTAACTTGGTGGAGTAGGATCCCGGATGAACTTAGTGTTcagtttgtttctatggaaactgcAACAGTATTAGCtctcctgccaatcaaagtgggcATTCCTGACACACCCATCCCCTACTTCATAATGGGGCCCAGTTCTTTGCAGGCTGAGTATGTTGTCTCTAATAGTTGTCCAAGTCTTTCAGTGGTGAGTAGCCACGCCCCCTCGAGTGGCTGGCTACAACCCTTCAGCttaggcccttaccactgcattccctagtGGGCATGGAGGATGCCCCAGTCCTACACGGCACTGTCTATATCAAATGGTTATGAAGTACATCATCCAGAGGCacttgcagagaggagggggcccgtgtgcactctcCAATTGGGCCCCCATCTCTCCGGTCatgtagtagactctggcattatgccagagtctactgtgcatgcgcaggactccaggaTCATGGTGCCCGCGCTgcattcccggggacatctctattgAGCATGCGCTAATCCCGTAAATAGCCGCCGCGTCCATTATCCGAGTGATACAGCAGCCAGCACCAGGCTGACGGAGAGGAGAGTATAATTAAATGAGTGCAGGATgggccaggggcgtatctagagaggaggggacccgtgtgcagtctctagGGGTGGGCCCCCACCTCTCCAGTCCTGTAGCTGgtagcagcgctgttagcgctctgtctgagcactagagactctggcacagtgccagaatctacagcgcatgcgcaagtgtccgaaaaatggcgtggcggccattttctcggagacctgcgcatgcgttgtagactctggcactgtgccagagtctctagtgctcagacagagtgctaacagcgctgctggctacgggactcgggagaggaggggacccacacccggacaccagaaaggtaaatatatagaagaaatgggtgcagctgcacacattatagatacgccactggggtGGGTGGTGTGTGGGCCCTTAGACCCAAGGcctgcaccgcacaccttgcacccattatagatacactagtAACAACACCTGTATATGAATCCTGACGTCTGAGGCCTTAAGAACCTCTTGATACTCCGATTTGTACTGTCCATAAATAATAGACAGTGCTGGGTACTTTGTTACTACTTTGTCTCTAGATGAAAATATAATGTAAACAGCCTTATATCTCAGCCATAGGGATCACGTCTCTGTAAATAAAAATGTTTTGATTTATAGGTGTCAAATGATAAATTTTATTAATGGATTTGAACCCATGGACGGGAAAGAAGGCCCAGATAATTACACTTTGTATTATGGGTGTAGTCCAGCAAAAGTCTGATCTCAATGTACTGATTTTATATGTATGTAAATAACCTAtactatttatttttttgttaagacGACATTTTCTAAAGAGAATTACAATAGGAACTTGAAGATATTATATAtagatgttaaatctgccccacctgcagtgcaacatggttttgcccagttgtgtgctttattgcttcgcttacaaacctgaatcaggccataTCATGTTACTATGGAGGAATCCAAAGCCTCAGTTTGAGGATAATACGCTTTTTGAATGAGAACACAATGTTCAGTGGTAATGTAGTTTGTGATTCATAGTGTTACCATATAGAGACAAGCTTACCATATTGTAAAGTCTCTCTCACAAATATAGACAGATGTAACTTGGGAAGGCATTGCAATACCGTTACTAAAAGGAACTGAAGTCTGGGTAAAGTCTAAAACCATCTACCAGCTAAGCATATGTAAATGAAATTAAATGGAGGTTTGTTGGCATCACACTGAATAATACTGTGGTGACTAAGATACCAATAATGAAGAAAAGCGGCCCCTTGGGTAGAAGAACCGTTGATCAGTTGCAGATTGTGGGTATCCACTTTATCGTTCTTTAGGTAAACCATGATATTCTAATTTATTGCAAACAAAAAATGTGCTGATAGAGCCAGAGTGCACTTATGTACTGAAATAAATATGGTTTATGCCCTTCTTGCAGGAACACTATTTGTCATTGCAAATGACTGACTTTTAAAAATAAAAGAAATTCAATGGAAAATACGTCTGCTAGGAACTCTTAATGTGTCTTGTTTATATGTCATTCAATAAATGCAGCATATTCTAGAGAGTGTCCTAGTGTTTCTCTAAAGGGCACACATGActtgatgatgtcatgccgcaccTCTGAAAGACAGAGGATCCGCTGTCGACTTGGAGGAGCAGCCAGGACAAGGTAAGGGTCTGTAAGCTGAAGGGATGTGGAGaacggctggagctggagagacagaaacatagaaacacagactgctggcagataagaaccactaggcccatctaatctgtacacacttacacactagggatcATTTTTTTGTATGGAGCCAATTtacataccagtatattttgggattgtgggaggaaaccaaagtacccagaggaaacacacgcaagggagaatatacaaaaagTAATCATTATCAGCAAGCATTTGCATTATCTCCCTTCCCCTTTTTCTATTCCTGACTTTTTCTCCAGCTACTTTGTTTGTTTCTATCTATAccctctctcctcccctcctctgCCTGACTGTTTTTAACCTatcactctcctgcccctcaatctctttctctcctgctcaaTATCTCTCCCTCTTCTTCTGTTTCTCAATCTCATtctctgggggagattcaaatgtttgaaaaataagaatttactcaccggtaattctatttctcgtagtcggtagtggatgctgggaactccgtaaggaccatggggaatagcgggctccaaaggaggctgggcactctagaaagatcttagactacctggtgtgcactggctcctcccactatgaccctcctccaagcctcagttaggatactgtgcccggacgagcgtacacaataaggaaggattttgaatcccgggtaagactcataccagccacaccaatcacaccgtacaactcgtgatatgaaacccagttaacagtatgaaacaacagagcctctcaacagatggctcaacaataacccgatttagttaacagtaactatgtacaagtattgcagataaaccgcacttgggatgggcgcccagcatccactacggactacgagaaatagaattatcggtgagtaaattcttattttctctgacgtcctagtggatgctgggaactccgtaaggaccatggggattataccaaagctcccaaacgggcgggagagtgcggatgactctgcaacaccgaatgagagaactccaggtcctcctcagccagggtatcaaatttatagaattttgcaaatgtgtttgcccctgaccaagtagcagctcggcaaagttgtaaagccgagacccctcgggcagccgcccaagatgagcccaccttccttgtggaatgggcattgacagattttggctgtggcaggcctgccacagaatgtgcaagctgaattgtattacaaatccaacgagcaatagtctgcttagaagcaggagcacccagcttgttgggtgcatataggataaacagcgagtcagattttctgactctagccgttctggaaacatatattttcagtgccctgacaacgtctagcaacttggagtcctccaagtccctagtagccgcaggcaccacaataggctggttcaggtgaaacgctgacaccacctttgggaaaaactggggacgagtcctcaattctgccctatccatatggaaaatcagataagggcttttacaggacaaagccgccaattctgatactcgcctggcagaagccaaggccaataacataaccaccttccacgtgagatatttcagatccacggtttttagtggttcaaaccaatgtgattttaagaaactcaacaccacgttgagatcccaaggtgccacagggggcacaaacgggggctgaatatgcagcactcctttaacaaatgtctgaacttcaggtactgaagctagttctttttgaaagaaaatcgacagagccgagatctgtaccttaatggagcccagttttaggcccatatttactcctgcttgcaggaaatgcagaaatcgacctagttgaaattcctccgttggggccttttcggcctcacaccatgcaacatacttccgccatatgcggtgataatgagttgctgtgacctctttcctggctttaataagcgtaggaatgacttcctccggaatgcccttttccttcaggatccggcgttcaaccgccatgccgtcaaacgcagccgcggtaagtcttggaacagacagggcccctgctgtagtaggtcttgtctgagcggcagagaccacgggtcctctgagatcatctcttgatgttccgggtaccacgctcttcttggccaatccggaaccacgagaattgtgtttactcctcgctttcttattattctcaatacctttggtatgagaggtagaggagggaacacataaactgaccggtacacccacggtgtcactagagcgtccacagctatcgcctgagggtctcttgacctggcgcaatacctctctagttttttgtttaggcgggacgccaacatgtccacctgtggacgaccccattgatttacaatcatttggaagacttctggatgaagtccccactctcccgggtggaggtcgtgcctgctgagaaagtctgcttcccagttgtccactcccgggatgaacactgctgacagtgctagtacatgattctccgcccatcggagaattcttgtggcttctgccattgccatcctgcttcttgtgccgccctgtcgattcacatgggcgactgccgtgatgttgtctgactggatcagcaccggctggtgtaggagcagggattttgcttgacttagggcattgtaaatggcccttagttccagaatatttatgtgaagggcagtctcctgacttgaccatagtccttggaagtttcttccctttgtgactgccccccagcctcgtaggctggcatccgtggtcaccaggacccagtcctgtatgccgaatctgcggccctccagaagatgagcactctgcagccaccacagaagagacaccctggttcttggggacagggttatcaagcgatgcatctgaagatgcgatccggaccacttgtccaacaggtcccactgaaaaattctggcatggaacctgccgaatggaattgcttcgtaagaagctaccatctttcccaggacccgcgtgcagtgatgcaccgatacctgttttggttttaggaggtctctgactagaaaagacaactccctggctttctcctccgggagaaacacttttttctggactgtgtccagaatcattcccaggaacattagacgtgtcgtggggaccagctgtgactttgggatattcagaatccagccgtgctggcgcagcacttcctgagatagtgcgactcccactaacaactgttccttggatcgtgcctttattaggagatcgtccaagtatgggataattaaaactcccttttttcgaaggagtatcatcatttccgccataaccttggtaaataccctcggtgccgtggagagtccaaacggcagcgtctggaattggtaatggcaatcctgtaccacaaatctgaggtactcctggtgaggatggtaaatggggacatgcaggtaagcatccttgatgtccagggataccatgtaatccccctcgtccaggcttgcaataaccgccctgagcgattccatcttgaactttaatttttttatgtatgtgttcaaggatttcaaatttaaaatgggtctcaccgaaccgtccggtttcggcaccacaaatagtgtggaatagtaaccccggccttgttgaagtaggggtaccctgattatcacctgctgggaatacagcttgtgaatcgctgctagcaccgcctccctgtctgagggagcaatcggcaaggcagattttaggaaccggtggggtggagccgcctcgaattccagcttgtatccctgagatactatttgaaggatccagggatccacctgtgagcgagcccactgatcgctgaaattcatgaggcgggcccccaccgtacctggctctgcctgtggagccccaccgtcatgcggcggacttggaagaggaagcgggggaggacttttgttcctgggaacctgctgtttgctgcagcctttatcccctacctctgcctctagacagaaaagaccctccttttccccgcttgtttttctgggtccgaaaggactgaacctgataaaatggcgccttcttaggctgtgaggggacatggggtaaaaatgctgacttcccagacgttgctgtggaaactaggtcggagagaccatccccaaataattcctcccctttataaggcaaaacttccatgtgccttttggaatctgcatctccagtccactggcgagtccataagcatctcctagcagagatggataatgcacttactttagatgccagccggcagatttccctctgtgcatctctcatgtataagactgagtctttgatatggtcaattgttagcagaatcgtgtctctgtctaatgtgtcaatattttctgacagtttatctgaccacgcagcggcagcactgcacatccatgctgacgcaatagctggtctaagtataatgcctgagtgtgtatatacagacttcaggatcgcctcctgctttctatcagcaggttccttaagggcggccgtatcctgggacggtagtgccacctttttagacaaacgtgtgagcgctttatccaccctagggggtgtttcccaacgtaacctatcctctggcgggaaagggaacgccattagtatcttcttaggaattaccaatttcttatcaggggaagcccacgcttcttcacacacttcatttaattcatctgacgggggaaaaactacaggtagttttttctccccaaacataatacccttttttgtggtacctggatgtaaatcagaaatatttaacacctctttcattgcctcaatcatgcagtgaatggccttaacgggcattaaatttgactcatcgtcgtcgacactggtgtcagtatccgtgtcgacatctacttgtgccatctgagatagcgggcgtttcagagcccctgatgacttttgagacacctggacaggcacgagctgaagactcggctgtcccacagtcggcatgtcgtcaaattttttatgtaaggagtctatacgtgcactcatttcctgccataaactcatccactcaggtgtctgccccccagggggtgacatccctgctaaaggcatctgcaccccctccacatcattatcctcctcaaacatgtcgacacagccgtaccgacacactccacacacacagggaatgctcaaacagaggacaggacccacaaaaagccctttggggggacagagtaagagtatgccagcacagaccagagcgctatatatatacagggactaactgagttatgtccctaatagctgcttttcaataaaatatatatatactgccaaatttaatgccccccctctcttttccctcttactggtactgtagattgcagggaagagccagggagcttccttccagcggagctgtgagggaaaaatggcgccagtgtgctgaggagataggctccgcccctttttcgcggcctattctcccgttttttatggaattctggcaggggtatttacctcatatatagcccctggggctatatattgaggtattttagccagccaaggtgtttttattgctgcctcagggcgcccccccccagcgccctgcaccctcagtgaccggagtgtgaagtgtgtgagaggagcaatggcgcacagctgcagtgctgtgcgctaccttggtgaagacggagtcttcatgccgccgattttccggaccatcttcttgcttctggctctgtaagggggacggcggcgcggctccgggaccgaacatcaaggctgggcctgcggtcgatccctctggagctaatggtgtccagtagcctaag encodes the following:
- the LOC134980703 gene encoding cytosolic phospholipase A2 delta-like, whose protein sequence is MDELCLVDTAYYINASFPPLLREERKVDVMLSFDYGLSDKFKSVVQTQNYCAEQYITFPKVELSEEDIKNPKECYVFSEPVNPDVPIILHFPLVNDTFQQFSRPGVERKTVEEKEGGVVELSGLWSTYRTLNLTYSEKEFDKLLNLTEYNVENNEEAILQALRDAIARKQKHRASDNI